A region of Rhodanobacteraceae bacterium DNA encodes the following proteins:
- a CDS encoding UDP-N-acetylmuramoyl-tripeptide--D-alanyl-D-alanine ligase: MLNLRLKEIAVWTRGVLQGADALVHGVSTDTRTLKPGELFVALKGEHHDGHDHVAEAAARGAVAVLVARRVEAELPQVVVADTLHALGDLASAVRAQRDVTVIGITGSNGKTTVKTLTARILARHGATHSNAASFNNEIGLPLTLLAMPRDTRFAVLEMGAGKPGDIAYLAAIARPRIGLVNNIGPAHLERMHTLEGIAETKGAMYQALPPDGVAVINADDAFAIYFAGLAGTRRILRFGIDAPADVQAADIRMHADSSDFELLTPAGRTAVHLPLPGRHNIANALAAATLTYATGVGLNDIASGLRDAEAVAGRLLRRASPQGWTLIDDSYNANPGSMLAAVATLALQPGERWLVLGDMAELGPDSAALHAGIGRAARERGIERVYAVGTQAANAAEAFGPDARVFPNQSALIETLRGDLHAKVSVLVKGSHSSHMERVVEALLGDKGDDRHAA; the protein is encoded by the coding sequence ATGCTGAACCTGCGCCTCAAGGAAATCGCGGTGTGGACGCGCGGAGTGTTGCAAGGTGCGGACGCCTTGGTGCACGGCGTGTCCACCGACACGCGCACGCTGAAGCCGGGCGAACTGTTCGTGGCGCTGAAGGGCGAGCATCACGACGGCCATGACCACGTCGCCGAAGCCGCGGCCCGCGGCGCCGTGGCGGTGCTGGTCGCGCGCCGCGTCGAGGCGGAACTGCCGCAGGTCGTGGTGGCCGACACCTTGCACGCGCTCGGCGACCTCGCGAGCGCGGTGCGCGCGCAGCGCGACGTCACGGTGATCGGCATCACCGGCTCCAACGGCAAGACCACGGTCAAGACGCTGACCGCGCGCATCCTCGCGCGGCACGGCGCTACCCACAGCAACGCCGCCAGCTTCAACAACGAGATCGGCCTGCCGCTGACCTTGCTGGCAATGCCGCGCGACACCCGTTTCGCCGTGCTGGAAATGGGTGCAGGCAAGCCGGGCGACATCGCCTACCTCGCCGCGATCGCGCGTCCGCGGATCGGTCTCGTCAACAACATCGGCCCCGCGCACCTGGAGCGCATGCACACCCTGGAAGGCATCGCCGAAACCAAGGGCGCGATGTACCAGGCGTTGCCGCCGGACGGCGTCGCGGTGATCAACGCCGACGACGCGTTCGCGATCTATTTCGCGGGCTTGGCGGGCACGCGCCGGATCCTGCGCTTCGGGATCGACGCGCCGGCCGACGTGCAGGCCGCCGACATCCGCATGCACGCCGACTCCAGCGATTTCGAGTTGCTGACGCCGGCCGGCCGCACCGCGGTGCATTTGCCGCTGCCGGGACGCCACAACATCGCCAACGCCCTGGCCGCCGCCACGCTCACGTACGCCACGGGCGTGGGTCTGAACGATATTGCTTCGGGCCTGCGCGACGCGGAAGCGGTGGCCGGGCGGTTGCTGCGGCGCGCTTCGCCGCAGGGCTGGACGCTGATCGACGACAGCTACAACGCCAACCCGGGTTCCATGCTGGCGGCAGTGGCGACCCTGGCGCTGCAGCCGGGCGAGCGCTGGTTGGTGCTGGGCGACATGGCCGAGCTGGGTCCCGACAGCGCTGCGTTGCACGCCGGCATCGGCCGCGCCGCGCGCGAGCGCGGGATCGAGCGCGTGTATGCGGTCGGCACGCAGGCCGCGAATGCGGCGGAAGCCTTCGGTCCGGACGCGCGCGTGTTTCCGAATCAGTCAGCGCTGATTGAAACGCTGCGCGGCGATCTGCATGCGAAAGTCAGCGTGCTGGT
- a CDS encoding UDP-N-acetylmuramoyl-dipeptide--2,6-diaminopimelate ligase, translated as MSAMRLDELLRGIATPEYGDIVVSGLTQDSHAVRAGDAFVALAGRKYHGIEFARATAAQGAVAVLAEPPIPDSRFPIPVIETDNLRARLGAIAARFYGDPSASMTVIGVTGTSGKTSTVQLLAQALTRLGRRTATIGTLGAGLHGALHAGERTTPDVIRVHGLMAEFRDAGATHVAMEVSSHALDQRRVDGVHFDVAVFTNLTRDHLDYHGTMEAYGAAKAKLFAWPGLRAAVINVDDPFGRELAEKLPAGVDKLRCAIGRDDAELHARNVRTHSDGLDFELETPWGIAALHSRLLGRFNVANLLAVAGVLGALGVPFARITAALEALEPVAGRMNRLGGGALPLVVVDYSHKPDALEQVLATLREHCDGVLICVFGCGGERDAGKRPLMGAIAERLADLAIVTDDNPRGEDGDAIAAQIVAGMRAPERAVVERDRARAIDLAIARAQAGDVVLVAGKGHETYQEVAGTKRPFDDLKVARAALEAHAC; from the coding sequence ATGAGCGCGATGCGCCTCGACGAATTGCTGCGCGGCATCGCGACGCCGGAGTACGGCGACATCGTGGTGTCCGGCTTGACCCAGGATTCGCACGCGGTGCGCGCGGGCGATGCCTTCGTCGCGCTGGCGGGCAGGAAGTACCACGGGATCGAGTTTGCGAGGGCGACGGCAGCGCAAGGCGCAGTGGCGGTACTGGCCGAGCCGCCGATTCCCGATTCCCGATTCCCGATCCCCGTCATCGAAACCGACAATCTGCGCGCTCGCCTCGGCGCCATCGCCGCACGTTTCTATGGCGATCCGTCCGCGTCCATGACAGTGATCGGCGTCACCGGCACCAGCGGCAAGACCTCGACCGTGCAATTGCTGGCGCAGGCATTGACGCGTCTAGGCAGGCGTACGGCCACGATCGGCACGCTGGGCGCCGGCCTGCACGGTGCGTTGCACGCAGGCGAGCGCACCACGCCGGACGTAATCCGGGTGCACGGGCTGATGGCCGAATTCCGCGATGCGGGCGCGACGCATGTCGCGATGGAAGTGTCCTCGCACGCGCTCGACCAGCGGCGCGTGGACGGCGTGCATTTCGACGTCGCGGTGTTCACCAACCTCACCCGCGATCATCTGGATTACCACGGCACGATGGAAGCCTACGGCGCGGCCAAGGCCAAACTGTTCGCGTGGCCCGGTTTGCGCGCGGCGGTGATCAATGTCGACGACCCGTTCGGGCGTGAATTGGCCGAGAAGTTGCCGGCCGGCGTGGACAAGCTGCGCTGCGCGATCGGTCGCGACGATGCCGAACTGCATGCGCGCAACGTGCGCACGCATTCCGACGGCCTCGATTTCGAACTCGAAACGCCGTGGGGAATCGCCGCGCTGCATTCGCGTCTGCTCGGCCGTTTCAACGTCGCCAACCTGCTCGCGGTGGCCGGCGTGCTCGGCGCGCTGGGCGTGCCGTTCGCGCGGATCACGGCGGCGCTCGAGGCGCTGGAGCCGGTCGCCGGCCGCATGAACCGTTTGGGCGGCGGCGCGTTGCCGCTGGTGGTGGTCGACTATTCGCACAAGCCGGATGCGCTGGAACAGGTGCTGGCGACCCTGCGTGAACACTGCGACGGTGTGTTGATCTGCGTGTTCGGTTGCGGCGGCGAGCGCGACGCCGGCAAGCGTCCGCTGATGGGCGCGATCGCCGAGCGTCTCGCCGACCTCGCGATCGTCACCGACGACAATCCGCGCGGCGAGGACGGCGACGCGATCGCGGCGCAGATCGTTGCCGGCATGCGGGCGCCGGAGCGCGCCGTGGTCGAGCGCGACCGCGCGCGCGCGATCGATCTTGCCATCGCACGCGCGCAGGCGGGCGACGTGGTGCTGGTCGCGGGCAAGGGCCACGAAACCTATCAGGAAGTCGCCGGCACGAAGCGCCCGTTCGACGACCTCAAGGTGGCGCGTGCCGCCCTGGAGGCGCACGCATGCTGA
- a CDS encoding cell division protein FtsI [Peptidoglycan synthetase], whose protein sequence is MKLRRPPESFSRPPRRQRPDTRKRLVLVVGALSVAALGLVARAIDLQVVHQAFLQQQGDARFLREVEIPVSRGAIYDRNGVPLAVSTPMLSLWANPDELLQHADRIPELARALGVNAVDLSRKLETKNGREFVYLRRLMPPEAAKAVLALEIPGVNAQREYKRYYPDGAATAHVLGFTNIDDRGQEGLELAYDGWLAGKPGLKRVIRDRLGHVVENVEQIRAPVPGHDLTLSLDSRIQYLAYSALSAAVLKNNAASGSMVIMDPRNGEILAMVNVPSYNPNDLDSSTSGQRRNRAVTDVTEPGSTMKPFTVTTALESGKWTPTTPINTNPGTFTLDGHLIRDDNNNGLIDVSHVITYSSNVGVSKISLTLTAAQMDKVLHQFGFGASTGSGFPGEVGGYIPPPRTWGDFVKATIAFGYGLNVTALQLAQAYSAIADGGVRHAPTFIKGDDNPGVRVESSDIAGEMMAMLRTVVGAPPATAPQAAIPDYSVAGKTGTAHLAIAGGYSRDRYAALFCGIVPASNPRLVGVVVIRDAGGHGGEYFGGKVSAPVFREVMTGALRLLDVPPDNVQQWYAGGPVKPAAAPPPQPAGAVAAAHSTPGPTP, encoded by the coding sequence ATGAAACTGCGCCGGCCGCCGGAAAGTTTCTCGCGCCCGCCACGCAGGCAGCGCCCGGACACGCGCAAGCGCTTGGTGCTGGTGGTCGGCGCGCTGTCGGTGGCCGCGCTGGGCCTGGTTGCGCGCGCGATCGATCTGCAGGTGGTGCACCAGGCCTTCCTGCAACAGCAAGGCGATGCGCGTTTCCTGCGCGAAGTCGAAATCCCGGTGTCGCGCGGCGCGATCTACGACCGCAACGGCGTGCCGCTCGCGGTGTCGACGCCGATGCTGTCGCTGTGGGCCAATCCGGACGAGTTGCTGCAGCACGCCGACCGGATTCCCGAACTTGCGCGGGCGCTGGGCGTCAATGCGGTCGACCTGTCGCGCAAGCTGGAGACGAAAAATGGCCGCGAGTTCGTGTACCTGCGCCGCTTGATGCCGCCGGAAGCGGCCAAGGCCGTGCTGGCGCTGGAGATCCCGGGCGTCAACGCGCAGCGTGAATACAAGCGCTATTACCCCGACGGCGCCGCGACCGCGCATGTGCTCGGTTTCACCAACATCGACGATCGCGGCCAGGAAGGACTCGAACTGGCCTACGACGGCTGGCTGGCCGGCAAGCCGGGGCTGAAGCGCGTGATCCGCGACCGCCTCGGCCATGTGGTCGAGAACGTCGAACAGATCCGCGCACCGGTGCCGGGCCACGATCTGACGCTATCCCTCGACAGCCGCATCCAGTACCTCGCCTATTCCGCGTTGTCCGCGGCGGTGCTGAAGAACAACGCGGCGTCGGGTTCGATGGTGATCATGGATCCGCGCAACGGCGAGATCCTGGCGATGGTCAACGTGCCGTCGTACAACCCCAACGACCTCGACAGCAGCACCTCGGGGCAGCGCCGCAATCGCGCGGTCACCGACGTGACCGAGCCCGGCTCGACCATGAAACCGTTCACCGTCACCACCGCGCTGGAATCGGGCAAGTGGACGCCGACCACGCCGATCAACACCAACCCCGGGACGTTCACGCTCGACGGGCACCTGATCCGCGACGACAACAACAACGGCCTGATCGACGTGAGCCACGTGATCACCTACTCGAGCAACGTCGGCGTGTCCAAGATTTCGTTGACGCTGACGGCGGCGCAGATGGACAAGGTGCTGCATCAGTTCGGTTTCGGCGCCAGCACCGGCAGCGGCTTTCCCGGCGAGGTAGGCGGCTACATCCCGCCGCCCCGCACCTGGGGCGATTTCGTCAAGGCCACCATCGCATTCGGCTACGGCCTCAACGTGACGGCGCTGCAACTCGCGCAGGCGTATTCGGCGATCGCCGATGGCGGCGTCCGCCACGCGCCGACCTTCATCAAGGGCGACGACAATCCCGGGGTGCGGGTCGAATCCTCCGACATCGCGGGCGAGATGATGGCGATGTTGCGCACCGTGGTGGGTGCGCCGCCGGCCACCGCGCCGCAGGCCGCGATCCCCGATTACAGCGTGGCCGGCAAGACCGGCACCGCGCATCTCGCGATCGCGGGCGGTTATTCGCGCGACCGCTATGCGGCCTTGTTCTGCGGCATCGTGCCGGCCAGCAACCCGCGGCTGGTGGGCGTGGTGGTCATCCGCGACGCCGGCGGCCACGGCGGCGAGTATTTCGGCGGCAAGGTTTCGGCGCCGGTGTTCCGCGAAGTGATGACCGGCGCGCTGCGCCTGCTCGACGTGCCGCCGGACAACGTCCAGCAGTGGTACGCCGGCGGGCCGGTCAAGCCCGCGGCCGCGCCGCCGCCGCAACCCGCCGGCGCGGTGGCCGCCGCGCATTCCACGCCGGGGCCGACGCCATGA
- a CDS encoding Cell division protein FtsL, which translates to MKVIGVLAVGVLLLAVIASGIAVVWARHQDRVAFVELSNLQNQRDALNVEFGRLELEQATWASPSRIESIARGQLGMISPPASSVEMIHE; encoded by the coding sequence ATGAAGGTGATCGGCGTGCTCGCGGTGGGCGTGCTGCTGCTGGCGGTGATCGCCAGCGGCATTGCCGTGGTGTGGGCGCGCCACCAGGATCGCGTCGCGTTCGTCGAGTTGTCGAATCTGCAGAACCAGCGCGATGCCCTGAACGTCGAGTTCGGCCGACTGGAACTCGAGCAGGCGACTTGGGCGAGTCCGTCGCGGATCGAATCGATCGCGCGCGGGCAGCTCGGCATGATCAGTCCGCCGGCATCCAGCGTGGAGATGATCCACGAATGA